The Desulfoplanes formicivorans genome window below encodes:
- the rpsG gene encoding 30S ribosomal protein S7, producing MPRKGPAPKREVLPDPKFGSRIVTKFINRLMVDGKKSVAEKIFYTAIEDVAQRANEEPLKVFEKVLESVKPQMEVKSRRVGGATYQVPMEVRPARQESLAIRWLVTYARTRGEKGMVARLAAEFNDALNNRGGAIKKKDDTYRMAEANKAFAHYRW from the coding sequence ATGCCTAGAAAAGGACCGGCTCCCAAGCGGGAAGTTTTGCCTGATCCGAAATTCGGGAGTCGCATTGTCACAAAGTTCATCAATCGGCTCATGGTTGATGGTAAAAAGAGTGTAGCAGAGAAAATTTTTTACACCGCCATCGAGGATGTCGCCCAAAGAGCCAATGAAGAACCCCTCAAGGTTTTTGAGAAGGTTCTGGAAAGCGTCAAACCCCAGATGGAGGTCAAGTCGCGTCGAGTTGGTGGTGCGACCTATCAGGTTCCCATGGAGGTTCGCCCTGCCAGACAGGAGTCGTTGGCGATTCGCTGGCTGGTAACATACGCCCGAACAAGAGGGGAAAAAGGCATGGTTGCCCGGCTCGCTGCCGAGTTCAACGATGCACTCAATAACCGGGGTGGGGCTATCAAGAAGAAAGACGACACTTATCGCATGGCCGAAGCCAACAAGGCCTTTGCCCATTACCGGTGGTAA
- the rpsL gene encoding 30S ribosomal protein S12: MPTINQLVRKERTKQVKAKKTAALERCPQKRGVCVRVYTTTPKKPNSALRKVARVRLTNGIEVTSYIPGEGHNLQEHSVVMIRGGRVKDIPGVRFHIIRGTLDTSGVQDRRKGRSKYGTKRPK; this comes from the coding sequence ATGCCTACGATAAATCAGTTGGTGCGCAAAGAGCGGACCAAGCAAGTCAAGGCAAAAAAGACCGCAGCTCTGGAAAGATGTCCTCAAAAACGCGGGGTTTGCGTTCGTGTATATACGACAACCCCGAAAAAACCGAACTCGGCTTTGCGTAAAGTCGCAAGGGTGCGGCTGACCAACGGGATCGAAGTCACATCGTACATCCCGGGTGAAGGACATAATCTGCAAGAGCATTCGGTGGTCATGATTCGTGGTGGTCGTGTCAAGGATATTCCAGGTGTTCGGTTTCACATCATTCGTGGTACCTTGGACACTTCCGGAGTTCAGGATAGGCGTAAAGGCCGCTCCAAGTACGGAACGAAGCGTCCCAAATAG